The Kribbella jejuensis genome segment ATCGAGGAGACGATTTCACCCTCGGTCGCCGACTCGGTACGGATTCTTTACGGCGGATCGGTGAAGATGGCCAGTGCAGGTGGCATCATGGCCCAACCGGATGTCGACGGCTGCCTGGTCGGAGGTGCGAGCCTTCAGGTGGAGGAGTTCGCCGGCATCTGCCGTTACCTGGACCTTCAGTTAGGCTACTCCTCGTGAAACTCGCTTTCTCGATCGTCGTGATCGTCTGCAGCCTCTTCCTGACGCTGCTGGTGCTGCTGCACAAGGGCCGCGGTGGCGGCCTGTCGGACCTCTTCGGTGGCGGGGTGTCGTCCAGCCTCGGCGGCTCGTCGGTCGCCGAGCGGAACCTGGACCGGATCACCATCGGTGTCGGTCTGATCTGGTTCGCCGCCATCGTCGCGCTCGGCCTGCTCTACAAGCTCGGCTGAGGGGAGTAGGTTCCCGTGGCTGGTGGTGGCAGTGCGATTCGTGGCAGCCGGGTCGGTGCCGGGCCGATGGGCGAGGCCGAGCGCGGCGACACCGCGCCCCGGCAGCGCATCGTGTTCTTCTGTGCGAACGGGCACGAGACCGCGACCTGGTTCGCGGTCGAGGCGGCCATCCCGGAGGAGTGGGACTGTCCACGGTGCGGTCTGCCGACCAGCACCGATGTGAACAACCCGCCTCCGCC includes the following:
- the secG gene encoding preprotein translocase subunit SecG, encoding MKLAFSIVVIVCSLFLTLLVLLHKGRGGGLSDLFGGGVSSSLGGSSVAERNLDRITIGVGLIWFAAIVALGLLYKLG
- a CDS encoding RNA polymerase-binding protein RbpA → MAGGGSAIRGSRVGAGPMGEAERGDTAPRQRIVFFCANGHETATWFAVEAAIPEEWDCPRCGLPTSTDVNNPPPPPKIEPYKTHLAYVKERRSEQEAQEILDEALEKLRARRARGEVIY